From the genome of Scytonema hofmannii PCC 7110, one region includes:
- a CDS encoding calcium-binding protein, with translation MANQATESTITSNYTHSATKLWSDVALNAWLLAELENLSTTNESSSLTDNDGSSTSDRNTSSLSEDSSSQTEEEIQNEVSLGLTGSIYHVDVSSENNPDPKKPPTPPSNNPSESPGKPGNFGNPNNPFDPGHSTTNVVVSRDPNDILGPQGFGAEHWVTSDPLNYTIRFENDPVFATAPAQVVRITQQLDSDLDFRTFRVGDFGFGDTFIDVPDNRAFYQTRLDLTATKGIYVDVVAGIDVATGQAFWELTSIDPTTGVEPTNPLQGFLPPNITKPEGDGFVSYSVKPKSSVENGAVIDAIARIIFDINEPIDTPAIFNTIDKSKPTSTVGALPSATNDTSFSVSWSGSDNTDGSALAGFTIYVSDNGGAFVPWLENTTLTEATFTGIAGHTYAFYSRARDNAGNTEDAPKSVQTSITISDGTDDVLPMTRIGIPGRDLLIGRNGNDILNGRKGNDTLIGGALNDTLIGGTGRDTLDGGTGDDTLLGGSGNDTLIGGFGNDVLTGGAGADLFVLNNPNTGVDSITDFSVVDDTLRVSAAGFGGGLTGGAAITSSQFLIGSGAVAATNSSQRFIYNTTTGALFFDADGNQTAFGAVQIAMLSNKPTIGTSDIFVTT, from the coding sequence TTGGCTAATCAGGCGACTGAATCTACTATCACTAGTAACTATACACACTCTGCTACAAAGTTGTGGAGTGATGTGGCTTTAAATGCGTGGCTCCTAGCCGAGTTGGAAAATCTATCCACAACTAATGAAAGTAGTTCTTTAACAGATAATGATGGTTCCTCAACAAGTGATCGGAATACAAGTTCTTTATCAGAAGATAGCAGCTCCCAAACCGAAGAGGAAATACAGAATGAAGTAAGTTTAGGGTTGACAGGAAGTATATATCACGTAGATGTTAGTTCTGAAAATAATCCTGACCCTAAAAAGCCTCCCACCCCACCATCGAATAATCCATCCGAAAGTCCTGGAAAACCTGGAAACTTTGGAAACCCGAATAATCCATTTGACCCCGGACACAGTACTACCAATGTTGTCGTTTCCCGCGACCCCAACGACATCCTTGGTCCTCAAGGGTTTGGTGCAGAACATTGGGTAACATCTGACCCCTTAAATTACACTATCCGCTTTGAAAACGACCCAGTTTTTGCGACTGCGCCCGCCCAAGTTGTACGCATTACCCAACAACTTGATAGCGACCTCGACTTCCGTACCTTTCGCGTAGGTGACTTCGGGTTTGGCGACACATTTATTGACGTACCAGACAACCGAGCTTTCTATCAAACCCGTCTGGACTTAACTGCTACTAAAGGAATCTACGTAGATGTAGTCGCGGGGATTGATGTTGCTACAGGGCAAGCCTTCTGGGAACTGACATCCATAGACCCCACCACTGGAGTAGAGCCAACCAATCCCTTGCAAGGTTTCTTGCCACCCAACATCACCAAACCTGAAGGTGACGGCTTCGTCAGCTACTCCGTAAAACCTAAATCGAGTGTTGAGAATGGTGCTGTTATTGACGCAATAGCCCGCATTATCTTCGATATTAACGAACCCATTGATACACCAGCGATTTTTAACACCATTGACAAGAGTAAACCCACAAGCACTGTCGGCGCATTGCCAAGTGCGACTAACGACACCAGTTTCTCAGTCAGTTGGTCTGGTAGTGACAATACGGATGGGTCAGCTTTGGCTGGTTTTACTATTTACGTCTCAGACAATGGCGGAGCATTTGTTCCTTGGCTGGAAAACACCACTCTCACCGAAGCTACATTCACTGGCATTGCAGGTCACACCTACGCCTTCTACAGCCGTGCCCGTGACAACGCGGGCAATACTGAAGATGCTCCGAAGAGCGTTCAGACATCCATCACCATCAGTGACGGTACAGATGATGTTCTTCCGATGACCCGAATTGGTATTCCTGGCAGAGATCTTCTCATTGGAAGGAATGGTAACGACATCCTCAATGGTAGAAAGGGCAATGACACCCTCATTGGCGGTGCTCTTAACGATACCCTCATTGGCGGTACGGGAAGAGATACTCTTGATGGTGGCACTGGGGATGACACCTTGCTTGGGGGATCGGGCAATGACACCCTCATTGGCGGTTTTGGCAATGACGTACTTACGGGTGGTGCTGGCGCTGATCTCTTCGTTCTCAACAACCCAAACACTGGAGTTGATAGCATTACCGACTTCTCAGTAGTTGATGATACACTCCGTGTTTCTGCTGCTGGTTTCGGTGGTGGCTTGACAGGAGGTGCTGCCATTACCTCAAGTCAATTTCTCATCGGTAGCGGTGCAGTGGCAGCAACTAACTCTAGTCAGCGATTTATCTACAACACCACTACAGGTGCTCTGTTCTTTGATGCCGATGGTAACCAGACTGCTTTTGGGGCGGTACAAATAGCGATGCTATCAAATAAACCAACAATTGGCACTAGTGACATTTTTGTCACCACTTGA
- a CDS encoding CARDB domain-containing protein, whose protein sequence is MSNNNPINLPFSLIDGDAFPWEITADGELEYGRIAANSDTGEQYFQSYGGLYNNFYSYHSADAYTEDNGREVVVAPRYLGNGYGGDSEISLSRKVYVSENSGFVRILDIVKNTYSEPWQYDHRVYNNSYNLPSNITKTSSGNSKLNLDDNWLVLDSISDNNTSDIVRVIAGTGGYRPYQVSNGNSSDVIYRLQLAPGETQIVMHFIARTSDVATALAKGDQLALLGMNALAGMTEEEKRQVINFSTGFNNKLPPDLIVESAQILLGEVPISDGNISVTLNVKNQGSGALLEDISRGTVYISDDNKLDENDRAIYSWSQYLENSMMPNTSYEITESINLSQIKPGHKFLIFEVDGFYGNTSYHYYNEEIESNESNNVLAIPIEVKAPDLDIIEANIENGTPPREVTWGQKISVSWTVKNQSNDVPAPANWSDRIYISSDPYFDEEDLFLAINEENIDKHTPLAPGATYNIQKNITIPGGSEKYLGSKYLVFVADDFDNQGETDEGNNVYVYPIPIEFKAPDLTITTNPDVPLPSTAIPGQPIPVSWTVTNQGNGAALADYWYDGIYLSSDQNFQSWLDTPLGGETIINNTSLPAGANYTINNKVITIPTTAKSLQYLLFVADRSDSWSYPRQQETNELNNVYFVPIQINTPDLLIESASIAQNKSTAIIGEQMSVSWTVKNQGSYRAEANWVDRIYISSDQSWDDSDTYVYGVSIDEQTPLEANNGNDSTYSIENKVITIPTTMTGERYLLFITDATSNPNDTIGSQSESNETNNTYAVPIEIKAPDLTVIDAGEPNTGTTTWTASWGQEIPVSWTVKNISDAAAPANWYDRVYISSDDKLNRDTLLYSEFIDAHTPLAGHASYNINNKLITIPKYDSYIRGNQYLLFVTDANQDQGETNEAKGLLETNNVKPVPIFIAAPDLVVESVTAVPSTSAQFGQTINVTYFVSNAGDPGSSTVASRWTDRIWLSKGSTLDSPRIELTPVSVERDTPLNSGTSYSKTVTVPLPLNPQFSNGTYYIWVATDTSHNQVEFNETNNTKFSQPINLTLPPITDLQVTSVVTPVEGLSGQKLEIVWTIYNGGDKDATGVWHDNVYLSKDGSIGNDDFYASFSFEGTIQAGKPIERRQFIDLPIDLSGERWVVVKTDAGGDVYEHGQESNNTRISSNPIDIRKSDFPNLKVSSVTARTDSAFSGQKITIDWVVENTGTGSTSAPIWYDAVFLSLNGQETYLGQTSNFSYLDKYGSGIHSYNNSLEVTLPDNIEGNNYYFVVKTDYYDNVYEYQNEDDNFRSTESPTNIELTPPPDLQPTVNEHSPVFSGQRMTLNWTVVNNGPGKTSQHSWYDEVYMSADPYLGNGDEEYFLGSRYHYGDLDVYDANSTNGATSSYTTSLDVTLPIGVSGNFYFIVRTDAGNQVLEFAGDANNIVAQPTPTTVNLTPPPDLEVELVDVPTQALASHALTIDYRVTNNGSTATPNYSWVDAFYLSEDANFNSSTDRLLGEIRHHGSLDIDEPNKWYDGSATFTLPDGLSGTFHVFVVTDQHNDVFELNNHNNVNNYDNVSDNLGVVTVSSRPADLVVSAINVPTSIEAGIASRIIWTVVNTGSGDTAVRAWTDSIIASGDPNLGNDDDVVLGSFYHSDTLNLIDGTSRSGLLNPGDFYERNELVTIPFTLSGQYHLFVVTDANAQVYEANALGNNYKSQLITVNRDTPDLQVTGVSVINATPSVSSTDKLAVNWTVKNFGTGRTNAYSWYDSVYLSTDTQLNSQQDIYLGQVFHSGALDQFGSYDGSGTFNLPIDLKGNYHVIVRTDNSANSEYNDRVLEGSLENNNDKATNNTTAITLGEVPNLVVESVDAPIDAISSQLFNLTWTVRNDGAATGYKRWYDAIYLSRDQNFDRSSDIYLDYRYHVGSLAAGETYTQQNQLFKIPSGLSGPFYVFVVADGGNEVYERGGEGNTVGNNLNYDRNSMQVSLPNPTDLSVGTITVPVNAVPGLDATISYTINNLGPNAAQGIWYDSIYLSADDKWDINDTFFGRSQAPVSYVADPGNEYSYYDNSITAPLPGVVPGDYHVIVKSDIRNAIVENDENNNIGGSLDKVSIDVEPLQLDVSKTGTLFQGQSVYYKIDVTEGETLQVTFDSLADNAFNELYIRYGEMPSQTEFDYGFENVSADQQIVVPFTEAGTYYVLARAIKAPEWISHLVVGENTTVSGMGNNYTIEAKTIDFGITSIGQTVGDRGGKITLEIDGAKFTPYMRAELIDSTGKSIVAENIWFEGSTDVFATFDLTNAAIGTYDLKVSQTLSELVYQENADGELEPVFITNPDGELEPVYVTEENIDVLDDAFSVVNARPDNVLISVTSTSAVSPGQSFDIIVSYANSGTHDVTAPVIVVNTDREVHLQNIQDGDGFVQIGSMTLLGISNEGPAGTLRPGEMGIIRLRGTAPSTTGPINITARQIADNSTPINYSDFIEYLGGDISTKSWFDAATA, encoded by the coding sequence ATGAGTAATAACAATCCCATTAACCTACCCTTTAGTTTAATTGATGGAGATGCTTTTCCGTGGGAAATCACAGCAGACGGGGAATTGGAATACGGTCGTATAGCAGCCAACTCAGATACAGGCGAGCAATATTTTCAATCTTATGGAGGATTGTACAACAACTTTTACAGTTATCACAGCGCCGATGCTTATACGGAAGATAATGGTCGTGAAGTTGTCGTAGCTCCCAGATATTTGGGGAATGGATACGGTGGAGATTCGGAAATTTCACTATCACGAAAAGTCTACGTTTCAGAAAACTCTGGCTTTGTTCGGATTTTAGATATTGTCAAAAATACATATTCAGAACCTTGGCAATATGACCATAGGGTTTACAATAACTCATATAACTTGCCATCAAATATTACCAAAACCTCAAGTGGAAACAGCAAATTAAACCTGGATGATAACTGGTTAGTTTTAGATAGTATAAGCGATAACAATACTAGTGATATAGTTCGAGTCATAGCTGGAACGGGTGGTTATCGTCCTTATCAGGTTTCAAATGGGAATTCTTCTGATGTTATATACAGGCTACAATTGGCTCCGGGCGAAACTCAAATTGTCATGCACTTTATTGCCCGCACTTCCGATGTCGCGACTGCCTTAGCAAAAGGAGACCAGCTCGCACTTTTGGGTATGAATGCTTTAGCGGGAATGACAGAGGAAGAAAAGAGACAAGTTATCAACTTTAGCACTGGTTTTAATAATAAACTACCGCCTGACTTGATAGTTGAGTCGGCTCAAATACTTCTAGGTGAAGTTCCCATTTCGGATGGAAATATTTCAGTGACTTTGAATGTCAAAAACCAAGGAAGTGGGGCATTACTAGAAGACATAAGCCGTGGAACGGTTTATATTTCAGATGATAATAAACTTGATGAAAATGATAGAGCAATATATTCGTGGAGTCAATATTTAGAAAACTCCATGATGCCTAATACCAGCTATGAAATAACTGAAAGCATTAATTTGTCGCAGATAAAACCGGGACATAAATTCTTAATTTTTGAAGTAGATGGATTTTATGGCAACACTTCATATCATTATTACAATGAAGAAATTGAATCTAATGAATCTAACAATGTATTAGCCATACCTATTGAAGTTAAAGCACCTGATTTAGATATCATAGAAGCCAATATAGAAAATGGAACCCCGCCAAGAGAAGTCACTTGGGGTCAGAAGATATCAGTTTCTTGGACTGTCAAAAACCAAAGTAATGATGTCCCTGCTCCAGCTAATTGGTCCGATCGCATCTATATTTCTAGCGATCCTTATTTTGATGAAGAAGATTTGTTCTTGGCCATAAATGAGGAGAACATCGACAAGCATACACCATTGGCTCCTGGTGCTACGTATAATATTCAAAAAAACATTACTATTCCAGGTGGAAGCGAGAAATACCTTGGGAGTAAGTACCTAGTATTTGTAGCAGATGATTTTGATAATCAAGGGGAAACCGATGAAGGTAACAACGTTTACGTCTATCCAATACCTATAGAGTTTAAAGCCCCAGACCTGACCATTACAACAAACCCAGATGTTCCCCTTCCCTCAACAGCCATTCCGGGGCAGCCAATACCAGTTTCTTGGACTGTTACCAACCAAGGAAATGGTGCAGCCTTAGCCGATTACTGGTATGACGGCATCTATTTATCTAGTGACCAGAATTTTCAATCTTGGCTAGATACACCTCTAGGTGGCGAAACAATTATCAACAACACATCCCTACCTGCTGGTGCTAACTACACCATTAACAACAAAGTTATTACTATACCAACTACGGCCAAGAGTCTTCAGTACTTGCTGTTTGTAGCTGACAGATCTGACAGTTGGAGTTACCCACGGCAACAAGAAACCAACGAGCTTAACAATGTTTACTTTGTACCAATTCAAATAAATACACCAGACTTACTGATTGAATCTGCTAGTATCGCACAAAACAAGAGTACGGCCATTATAGGCGAGCAAATGTCAGTGAGTTGGACTGTGAAAAACCAAGGAAGTTACCGAGCTGAAGCTAACTGGGTAGACCGCATCTATATTTCTAGTGACCAATCGTGGGATGATAGCGATACATATGTATACGGTGTATCTATTGACGAGCAAACACCTCTAGAGGCAAATAATGGTAATGACAGCACTTACAGCATTGAAAACAAAGTTATTACCATACCTACCACGATGACCGGAGAGCGGTATCTGCTGTTTATCACAGATGCAACTAGTAACCCAAACGATACGATTGGTAGTCAAAGTGAGAGTAATGAAACTAACAATACATACGCAGTTCCCATTGAAATCAAAGCACCGGATTTGACGGTTATAGACGCCGGAGAACCAAATACAGGCACAACCACTTGGACAGCTAGTTGGGGTCAGGAAATACCAGTTTCTTGGACTGTCAAAAATATAAGTGATGCTGCCGCTCCAGCTAATTGGTATGACCGCGTATATATTTCCAGTGACGACAAGCTTAATAGAGACACACTTTTATACAGTGAATTCATTGACGCTCACACACCTCTAGCTGGTCATGCAAGTTACAATATCAACAACAAACTGATTACCATACCTAAGTATGATAGCTACATCAGAGGAAATCAGTACTTACTGTTTGTAACAGACGCAAATCAAGACCAAGGAGAAACGAATGAAGCCAAAGGTCTATTGGAAACCAACAATGTAAAACCAGTACCGATTTTTATAGCTGCGCCAGACCTTGTGGTTGAATCGGTAACTGCTGTTCCATCAACCTCTGCCCAATTTGGTCAAACCATTAATGTTACTTACTTTGTCAGCAATGCTGGCGATCCTGGTTCATCAACCGTTGCTTCGAGGTGGACAGATCGGATTTGGCTTAGCAAAGGATCAACGCTTGACAGCCCTAGAATTGAGTTGACACCTGTATCGGTAGAGAGAGATACACCTTTAAATTCTGGTACTTCTTATTCCAAAACAGTTACCGTACCTTTACCATTAAATCCGCAGTTCTCCAACGGAACTTACTATATTTGGGTGGCGACAGATACTTCACACAATCAAGTGGAATTTAACGAAACCAACAACACCAAATTCAGCCAACCAATTAACCTGACATTACCTCCAATAACCGATTTGCAGGTTACTAGTGTTGTGACTCCAGTTGAGGGACTGTCCGGACAAAAACTGGAAATTGTATGGACAATCTATAACGGAGGGGATAAGGATGCCACTGGAGTGTGGCACGATAACGTTTATCTGTCGAAAGACGGAAGTATCGGAAACGACGATTTTTATGCATCTTTTTCCTTTGAAGGAACAATTCAAGCAGGCAAGCCAATTGAGCGGAGACAGTTCATCGACTTGCCGATTGATTTGAGTGGCGAGCGTTGGGTAGTTGTTAAGACGGATGCTGGTGGCGATGTCTACGAACACGGTCAAGAGAGCAACAATACTCGTATTTCCTCCAATCCTATCGACATTCGCAAGAGTGATTTTCCGAACCTGAAAGTATCCAGCGTTACTGCTCGAACCGATTCAGCTTTCTCCGGTCAGAAAATTACTATTGATTGGGTAGTAGAAAACACAGGAACTGGCTCAACTAGCGCTCCAATTTGGTATGACGCCGTTTTCCTGTCTTTAAACGGTCAAGAAACATACCTGGGTCAAACTTCTAACTTTAGCTACTTGGATAAATATGGTAGCGGCATACACAGCTATAACAATAGTTTAGAGGTTACCTTGCCTGATAATATTGAGGGCAACAACTACTACTTTGTTGTTAAAACTGATTACTACGATAATGTCTACGAATATCAAAACGAGGATGACAATTTTCGGAGCACAGAATCACCCACCAACATTGAACTGACTCCACCGCCAGACTTACAGCCGACTGTCAACGAACATTCCCCAGTGTTCTCAGGTCAGAGGATGACCCTGAATTGGACTGTTGTCAATAATGGTCCTGGCAAAACCTCTCAGCACAGCTGGTATGACGAAGTTTATATGTCAGCTGACCCCTACCTGGGCAATGGCGATGAGGAGTACTTCCTGGGTTCTCGTTACCACTACGGCGACCTTGATGTTTATGATGCTAACAGCACTAATGGAGCTACTAGCAGCTACACCACTAGTTTGGATGTCACTTTGCCAATAGGAGTGAGTGGAAATTTCTACTTCATTGTTAGAACTGACGCTGGCAATCAGGTTTTGGAATTTGCGGGCGACGCCAATAACATTGTTGCCCAACCTACACCTACTACTGTTAATCTCACACCACCGCCAGACTTGGAAGTCGAGTTGGTAGACGTTCCAACTCAAGCTTTGGCTAGCCATGCCCTGACCATTGATTACCGTGTTACCAACAATGGCTCAACCGCTACTCCCAACTATTCTTGGGTTGATGCTTTCTATCTATCAGAGGATGCTAATTTCAACTCCAGCACGGATAGGTTATTGGGTGAAATTAGGCATCATGGCAGCTTAGACATAGATGAACCCAACAAATGGTATGACGGCTCTGCTACCTTTACTCTACCTGATGGGCTGAGTGGTACTTTCCACGTCTTTGTTGTGACTGACCAGCACAATGACGTTTTTGAACTGAATAATCACAATAATGTTAATAATTACGACAATGTTAGTGACAATCTTGGAGTCGTTACAGTTTCATCGCGTCCGGCAGATTTGGTAGTTTCGGCGATCAATGTTCCCACAAGTATTGAGGCTGGCATTGCGAGCCGTATCATATGGACTGTTGTTAACACTGGATCTGGTGATACTGCTGTCAGGGCTTGGACTGACAGCATAATTGCGTCTGGTGATCCGAATTTAGGCAACGACGATGACGTTGTTTTAGGTTCTTTCTACCACAGCGATACATTAAATTTGATAGACGGTACTTCCCGAAGTGGTTTGTTGAACCCTGGGGATTTCTACGAACGCAACGAACTGGTTACCATTCCCTTCACCTTGTCAGGTCAGTACCATTTGTTTGTTGTGACTGATGCTAACGCTCAGGTCTATGAAGCAAATGCTCTTGGCAATAACTATAAATCCCAATTAATTACCGTCAATCGAGACACTCCCGATTTGCAAGTGACGGGAGTTAGTGTAATTAATGCGACACCTTCTGTATCATCAACAGACAAGCTCGCTGTTAATTGGACGGTGAAAAACTTCGGAACTGGTCGCACTAATGCCTACTCCTGGTACGACAGTGTCTACCTTTCTACCGACACCCAACTCAACTCTCAACAAGACATTTACTTGGGACAAGTTTTCCATTCTGGTGCTCTAGACCAATTTGGCTCTTATGACGGTTCTGGTACCTTTAACCTGCCAATAGACCTTAAGGGTAATTATCACGTCATTGTCCGCACAGATAACAGTGCCAATAGCGAGTATAATGACCGGGTTTTGGAAGGTTCTTTAGAAAACAACAACGACAAAGCAACCAACAACACCACCGCTATTACCCTGGGTGAAGTTCCTAACTTGGTGGTGGAAAGTGTTGATGCACCCATTGATGCTATTAGCAGTCAGCTATTTAATCTCACTTGGACTGTCCGCAACGATGGTGCTGCTACTGGCTACAAGCGTTGGTACGATGCCATCTACCTCTCTCGCGACCAAAATTTTGACCGCAGTAGCGATATTTACCTCGACTATCGATACCATGTTGGCAGTTTAGCAGCAGGAGAGACGTACACGCAACAAAACCAACTGTTCAAAATCCCCTCTGGGTTGTCTGGTCCATTCTACGTCTTTGTTGTTGCTGATGGTGGCAATGAGGTATACGAGCGCGGTGGAGAAGGCAACACGGTGGGCAACAATTTGAACTATGACCGGAACTCCATGCAGGTGAGTTTGCCGAACCCTACTGACTTGAGTGTCGGTACTATCACTGTCCCTGTCAATGCCGTTCCAGGGCTTGATGCCACCATCAGTTACACTATTAACAACTTGGGACCAAATGCGGCTCAAGGTATTTGGTATGACTCAATCTACCTTTCTGCTGATGATAAGTGGGATATAAATGATACTTTCTTTGGACGTAGCCAAGCACCAGTAAGCTACGTAGCAGATCCTGGCAATGAGTACAGCTATTACGACAATAGTATAACGGCTCCCTTACCCGGTGTAGTCCCCGGCGACTATCACGTTATTGTCAAGAGCGATATTCGCAACGCCATTGTAGAAAACGATGAAAATAACAACATTGGTGGTTCTCTAGACAAAGTATCAATTGATGTCGAGCCACTGCAATTGGATGTCTCTAAAACTGGAACGCTCTTCCAAGGACAATCTGTCTACTACAAGATTGATGTTACTGAGGGAGAGACGCTACAAGTCACCTTTGATTCCCTTGCGGATAATGCGTTTAACGAACTCTACATCCGCTATGGTGAAATGCCTTCCCAAACAGAGTTTGACTATGGATTTGAGAATGTCTCTGCCGACCAGCAAATTGTCGTACCCTTTACCGAAGCTGGCACTTACTATGTTCTTGCCCGTGCTATCAAAGCCCCTGAGTGGATTAGTCATTTAGTTGTAGGTGAGAATACTACCGTTTCTGGAATGGGAAATAACTACACGATTGAGGCTAAGACGATTGACTTTGGTATCACATCCATCGGTCAAACTGTGGGCGATCGCGGTGGTAAGATAACTCTGGAGATTGATGGTGCCAAGTTTACTCCGTACATGAGGGCGGAGTTGATTGATAGCACTGGTAAGTCAATTGTTGCTGAGAATATCTGGTTTGAAGGTTCAACCGACGTATTTGCAACGTTTGACCTAACGAATGCAGCAATAGGAACTTATGACCTGAAAGTTTCGCAAACTTTGAGTGAGCTAGTCTATCAAGAAAATGCTGATGGGGAACTTGAACCTGTATTTATTACGAATCCTGATGGTGAGCTTGAGCCTGTATACGTTACAGAAGAAAATATAGATGTGCTGGATGATGCATTTTCAGTTGTGAATGCACGTCCGGATAACGTCTTGATTTCCGTAACCTCGACATCTGCTGTATCCCCCGGACAAAGCTTCGACATCATTGTTTCTTATGCAAATAGCGGGACTCATGATGTCACAGCACCAGTCATTGTTGTAAATACTGACCGCGAAGTTCATCTACAGAACATTCAAGATGGAGATGGATTTGTCCAGATAGGCTCAATGACGTTGCTGGGCATTAGCAATGAAGGACCGGCGGGTACTCTCCGTCCTGGGGAAATGGGCATAATTCGCCTTCGGGGAACAGCGCCTTCGACTACAGGACCAATCAATATTACTGCTCGCCAAATAGCAGATAATAGCACTCCGATTAACTACAGCGACTTTATAGAGTATCTGGGCGGTGATATTTCAACAAAGTCGTGGTTTGATGCAGCTACGGCGTAG